CTACCGCTATCCAGATCAATCACTATCAGAGTTTTTACGCCGTCGCCGCTTGCATAAACCCAGCCTAGATTTTGGCTCGCCGAGTCGCTCTCGCCAGGCGATTTCACCTCGGCCCTACCCATGTAGTCGCCGAATTTTTCCTCTTTTTTGCCGCCGCTCATCTCATAGACCGTAGTCTCGGTTATAAACCCGATCTGCTGTATGCTAGCGTCGTTTTCCATATATGTACGCCACGCTCTCTCGCCGCCCATCTCGCCTGTAATGGCCGCGCAACCGCTAAATACCAAGGCTGCGACAGCCGCTAGAAATAATTTTTTCATCTCGCGCTCGCGTTTAAATTTGATAAAAGCGATCAGTTTTTAGGCGCGGCGCACACGATGTTTGATAGGATTTGCTCCTGTTTTTTAGCGTCGGCGTCTATGACTTTGCTTCTAAAATCCGCCGAGCGAGCCCGCGTTTGTGTACTAGCAAGCTTGCCGTCGCTAACGAAAAATTTAAAGTCTAGATTTTTGATCTCGGCGCTTTTGCCTTTTTTCACTCCGATATCCATCAGGGTCGCGAAAAATTCGTTATTGTCGACGCTTTCTTTATCGTAATAATTAGTCACCGCATGAGCTTTTACCGTCTTGTCCTCCGCAAAACTCTCACACACGGCGCCCGAGTCCGCGCTAAAAACTACGCTCTCTAATATGCCGCCGCCAAACTGATAAAATTTGACCGTTTTTGCCTTTTTTAGGGCTTCATGCTCGGCTTTATCGCGCATATTTACGTAGCGATAGCCGAATTTTTCCTTGTCATCAAGCTCAAGTACCGTAAACGAAAGCCCGTTTAGCGCATACATATCGCCCAGTTTCAGCGCCATATCGGCCCTTTTTACGATCGCCATACCGATGACGTCGCCGTCTTTTAGCGCGTAAGTTTTGCTTAAATTTTCCGAGTAAAACGCGATATTGCCGAGGTTGCCGTCGTTTTCAAAATACTTACTCCACTTTGGTTCGGATGAGTCCGTACCCGTTAGATTATCTTGCAAAGGCGCACAACCGCTAAATAACGCCGCCAAAGCGACGACTGATAGAATTTTTTTCATTGTTTTCTCCTTTAAGATAAATTCGCTCACTTACCCAGGCAAAAGCTGCTAAACATTTCGTCTAAAATTTCGCTTCTTTCAAACGGCTTCGTGATTGACGAGATTTGCTCTATCGCCGCATTTAGCTCATAAGCAAAAAGCTCGAGCTCAGACTCGGCAAGCAAATTTAACGCTCTTTTTAAAGCCTCGCTCGCCTCTTTGCAGCTTAAAATTTGGCGGTTTGAGCTTAGCATGATCTCGTCGGTGTCTTGCGTCTTGAGATATTCCTCGAGCTTTTTTAAAACTACACTCGTATCGGTTTTTGCTGAAATTTTGATAGCACCGTCCAAATTTATGTCAAATTTAAATGCCAGATCGCTTTTGTTTAGGATAAAAAAGGCTTTTTTGTTTGAGTTAGAAACGAGCTTGATTATCTCTTTGTCTTGCTCATCGCTTGGATTTGAGCCGTCAAAGACAGCCAGGATAATGTCAGCCTCGTTTATAGCCGAGATTGAGTAGTTTATGCCGATTTGCTCGATCCTTCCAGCATCTTTTCTAATGCCAGCGGTATCTATTATGCGAACCAGATGTGAGCCGATCTTGAAATTTTCTTCTATCCTATCTCTGGTCGTGCCCGCCTCGTCGCTAACGATCGCCCTCTCGTATGCCAAAAATGAGTTTAAAATGGAGCTTTTGCCAACATTTGGCTTACCAACGATGGCGATCTTAAAGCCATCTATTAGCCCTCTTCTTTGCTCACTAAGTGCGGCTATGCGCTCTAGCTTCTCACTATTTTTTAAAAGCATCTGCTTGGTCTGCTCTAGTAAATTTGCAGGCAGATCATCATCAGCATAATCAATCATCGTCTCAACAAAGGCAAGAGTTTTGACCACTTCGCCCCTGATCTCGCCTACAAATTTACTAAGATCGCCTTGCATCTGGCGGGTCAAAATTTTAGCAGCGTTCTCGCTTTTTGAAGTGATGAGCCCTTGCATAGCCTCAGCCTTAGCTAGATCCATCTTGCCATTTAAAAATGCTCGCTTGCTAAACTCGCCTGGCATAGCAAGCCTTGCGCCAGCCTTTATTAGCTCATTTAAAATTCTCTCACTCACCATCACGCCACCATGAGTTTGAAATTCGACGATATCCTCGCCTGTAAAGCTTGCTGGGGCTTTAAAATATATAACGATGCCCTCGTCTAAAATTTCATCATCAAGGGAGTAGATTTTGGCTAGTTTTGCGTATCTTGGCTCTAAATTTGAAAGTTTAAGAAGTTTTAAAGAGATGGCTAAGGCGTCCTTGCCGCTAAGCCTTACGATAGAAACTGAGCCGATGCCATAAGCTGTGGCAAGGGCTGCGATAGTTTCACTCATTTTTTGAAAAAGTCATTTACGACGACAAATTTGCCGTCATTGCCACTTTTTATGCCGACATATTTATCTGGGAATTTATCGCGAAGTTTCTCAAGTGCGATCTTGACCAAAACCCCATCAAGTGGCTTTGTTTGAGCTCTACCACTATTTTGCACACGCTCGATCACGCCATTTAGATATTGATCCATCATCGCTTCTTGATTTTGCAAAAATTGCGCGATTTCAAGGCGGATAGCAAGGTTGTATTTTGAGTTTAGCCAGTTATAAAGCATGTAAGATATCGCTTTATACCTATAACCTTCTTTGCCTATAAGTAGAGCCGCATCAGCTCCATCAAGCTCTATAAGCACCGTTTCATCGTCAAATTTGCTAACTTCAATTTTACTAATATCAAAACAACTTGCCTTAAAAAGACGGTTCATGCCCTCTTTGATCTCAGGTAAAATTTTATCAAAGTCGATTGTTGCTTTTTCTTTTTTTTCTTTTTGTAAAGCTTGAGCCGCACTATCTTCATCGGTTTGATTAAAATTTTCAATAATAGAATTATCTAAAATATTTTTAGGAACATTTTTACTAGCTTGTGACTCCTTTATTTCTTTTGGCTCATCAAGTCTCTTTATCACATATCCCGTTTCAACTTCTTCACTCTTTTGAGCAAATGCATCTTTAGCTAGAGCTTCATTTTTTTCACTTAAATTTGACTTTTCATTTTTATGCTCTTTTTGCTCAAATTTAGTTTCGCTTTTTTCATCTCTATGTTTTTTAGAGCCTCGCTTTTTATCACTATGATCGTGTTTTTTGCCTTGTTTTTTCTCTTCTTTTATAGATTCGTTTTCATCACTTTTTTTAGCAAAATTTCTATCATTTTTTGGCCTGTTCGGCTTTGGCTGATTTTCTAAATTTGCTTCGATAATCGCTGTCTTTTTAAAAAATCCCAAAAAGCCACTTCTTGGATGTTGCAAGACTTTGATATCAAGCTGAGTTACTGAGCAGTTAAGCTGCTCAGCTGCTTTTTGAAATGCCTCTTGAAGGGTATTTGCTTCTATTTTCATTAAGCCTTTACCTCCGCAGCTTTTTTATGTTTTTCAAAAAGTTTATTTACAAATACTTGCTGAACAACCGAGCAAACGTTATTTACAAACCAGTAAAGTGTAAGACCAGCTGGGAATGTCACGAAGAAAAATGTAAATATAAGAGGTAAAAATTTCATCACCTTTTCTTGCATAGGATCAGTAAATGTCGTTGGTGTAAGCTTCTGCTGTAAAAACATCGTTAGACCCATCAAAATAGGTAATACAAAATATGGATCCATTACTGAAAGATCGTGTATCCAAAGTACCCAAGGAGCACCTTTTAGCTCGATCGCATTTAGTAAAACGCGGTAGATCGCAAAAAATACTGGAATTTGAAGCAAGATTGGTAAGCAGCCACCCATCGGATTTGCACCATGCTTTTTATAAAGCTCCATCATATGAACTTGCATTTTTTGCTTATCATCTTTATATTTTGTCTGAAGCTCTTTTACCTTTGGAGCAAGCTCTTTAAGCTTATTCATAGATAGCATACCCTTGTATGTAAGTGGGAATAAAACTATCCTTATAACAAGTGTTAGCACAACTATCGCCCAACCCCAGTTGCCAATGTAGTTATGTAAGAAATTCAAAAATGCAAACATCGGTTTTGCTATAAATGTAAACCAACCATACTCAATAACGTCGTTTAGTCTCTCGTCCATTGAGCTTAAAATTTTATGCTCTTTTGGTCCGATATATGCGCCTAATTTTAAATTACCATTTGCCTTTACAAAAAGAATAGGATTGTTGTTAGAATCTTTGTCTACGGCTACTTCAAATGGCTTTTCAAATGAGTAAAATAGCGTCGTATAGTATCTATCAGATGCGGCCGCTATTGTGGTATTTACATAGTTTTTAACCTCTTTGGCGTCACCATCTTCTATAATATTTAGGCTATCATCCGTGTTTCTAAGCATCACGCCGTGAACTGTGTAGCTATCTATCGCGATATTTGGTCTAAAGCCAGGAGTGATGAAATAATCAACACTTTTACTTAAATTTACTTCAACTTCATATCTGCCATTTGGGTAAAATTTGATATTTTTTGTGACTGTAACTCCATCTAAATTTTGAGTAAGTTTTATCGTTTTAGGCTCGCTGCTAGCATCTATCTCGCTAGCGTCACTACTATATGCAACCTTAAAGGCATCAGTGTTTAAAGTACTATCGTTAAATCTAAGCTCAAGTGGCAATGGATTTTGCGAAACAAGCTCGATTTTGTTGCCATCTTCTGTTTTATACTTATCTTCAGTTAGATAGAATTTTGAAATTCTTCCTAGCTTATCTATTTTTGCTTCGTAGCTTTGACCTTTGATAGTAGCTATTATCTCGTTTGAAGCTAAATTTTCATTTGATTTTGGTGTATTTTGATTTGTATTTGGAGCTTTATTTTGATCTATTGCTTGAGAGATTGTAGTTTGGTTTTGCTCAGGCACCACTCTTTTTGGCATAAAAAAATCATACACTATAAAAAAAACAATAGATAAAAGCGCTGCAAGAAGCAACCTTTTTTGCATAGACATGTGTTCCATTTTATTTTTTTTCCTTTAATTTATCTAATACTTTTACGACATAAAATTTACTATTCTGACAAGGGACAAACCAAAAATTTACATTTCTGGTATCACTTTTTTGAGATATAAAACATAAGTTAAATTTTTTGTAGATGATTGGGTAGTTGATACCGCCTTTAAAAAGCTGATTACATTTTAAAATTCGCATGAAGGTTGCAAAAAAAGCAGAAAAAAAACTATTTGTTTGAAATTCCCAAATCGCGTATTGTGAGCAAGTCGGATAATAACGACAGCTTTTTGGTAGAAGTATGGAAATATATTTTTGATAAAAAGCGATAGCTTTAATCGCAATTTTTTTCATTTTAAACATCCCATTTTTTTTGTAGACCAACTTAAATTTTTACAAATTTTTTCAAATGAAATTTCTGTAATTCCATTTTTTGCGATCATAATATATGTGCCATCTTTTAATTCACTAGAAATGTTAAAAAAAGCGGCTCTCAAAAGTCTTTTAGCTCTATTTCTAACTACCGCTTTTCCTACTTTTTTACTAGCAACTACTGCTATTTTTTTTTCATTTGTTGGTTTATAAAAAATAATGCAA
The genomic region above belongs to Campylobacter concisus and contains:
- the mnmE gene encoding tRNA uridine-5-carboxymethylaminomethyl(34) synthesis GTPase MnmE; amino-acid sequence: MSETIAALATAYGIGSVSIVRLSGKDALAISLKLLKLSNLEPRYAKLAKIYSLDDEILDEGIVIYFKAPASFTGEDIVEFQTHGGVMVSERILNELIKAGARLAMPGEFSKRAFLNGKMDLAKAEAMQGLITSKSENAAKILTRQMQGDLSKFVGEIRGEVVKTLAFVETMIDYADDDLPANLLEQTKQMLLKNSEKLERIAALSEQRRGLIDGFKIAIVGKPNVGKSSILNSFLAYERAIVSDEAGTTRDRIEENFKIGSHLVRIIDTAGIRKDAGRIEQIGINYSISAINEADIILAVFDGSNPSDEQDKEIIKLVSNSNKKAFFILNKSDLAFKFDINLDGAIKISAKTDTSVVLKKLEEYLKTQDTDEIMLSSNRQILSCKEASEALKRALNLLAESELELFAYELNAAIEQISSITKPFERSEILDEMFSSFCLGK
- a CDS encoding Jag N-terminal domain-containing protein, translated to MKIEANTLQEAFQKAAEQLNCSVTQLDIKVLQHPRSGFLGFFKKTAIIEANLENQPKPNRPKNDRNFAKKSDENESIKEEKKQGKKHDHSDKKRGSKKHRDEKSETKFEQKEHKNEKSNLSEKNEALAKDAFAQKSEEVETGYVIKRLDEPKEIKESQASKNVPKNILDNSIIENFNQTDEDSAAQALQKEKKEKATIDFDKILPEIKEGMNRLFKASCFDISKIEVSKFDDETVLIELDGADAALLIGKEGYRYKAISYMLYNWLNSKYNLAIRLEIAQFLQNQEAMMDQYLNGVIERVQNSGRAQTKPLDGVLVKIALEKLRDKFPDKYVGIKSGNDGKFVVVNDFFKK
- the yidC gene encoding membrane protein insertase YidC, whose product is MEHMSMQKRLLLAALLSIVFFIVYDFFMPKRVVPEQNQTTISQAIDQNKAPNTNQNTPKSNENLASNEIIATIKGQSYEAKIDKLGRISKFYLTEDKYKTEDGNKIELVSQNPLPLELRFNDSTLNTDAFKVAYSSDASEIDASSEPKTIKLTQNLDGVTVTKNIKFYPNGRYEVEVNLSKSVDYFITPGFRPNIAIDSYTVHGVMLRNTDDSLNIIEDGDAKEVKNYVNTTIAAASDRYYTTLFYSFEKPFEVAVDKDSNNNPILFVKANGNLKLGAYIGPKEHKILSSMDERLNDVIEYGWFTFIAKPMFAFLNFLHNYIGNWGWAIVVLTLVIRIVLFPLTYKGMLSMNKLKELAPKVKELQTKYKDDKQKMQVHMMELYKKHGANPMGGCLPILLQIPVFFAIYRVLLNAIELKGAPWVLWIHDLSVMDPYFVLPILMGLTMFLQQKLTPTTFTDPMQEKVMKFLPLIFTFFFVTFPAGLTLYWFVNNVCSVVQQVFVNKLFEKHKKAAEVKA
- the yidD gene encoding membrane protein insertion efficiency factor YidD produces the protein MKKIAIKAIAFYQKYISILLPKSCRYYPTCSQYAIWEFQTNSFFSAFFATFMRILKCNQLFKGGINYPIIYKKFNLCFISQKSDTRNVNFWFVPCQNSKFYVVKVLDKLKEKK
- the rnpA gene encoding ribonuclease P protein component yields the protein MGCLAGFESLSGSKEFSQVYKEASKWHCDACIIFYKPTNEKKIAVVASKKVGKAVVRNRAKRLLRAAFFNISSELKDGTYIMIAKNGITEISFEKICKNLSWSTKKMGCLK